From one Flavobacteriales bacterium genomic stretch:
- a CDS encoding 3'-5' exonuclease yields MLLDLDLSKILFLDIETVPQLADYGQLDEETAALWNDKAAKLSKDEQTGEELYERAGIYAEFGKIICISVGMFHLREGGKREFRLHSFYGDDEKLLLREFADMLNSHFNRADNLLCAHNGKEFDFPYIARRMVINRIPIPKILNTVGRKPWEVQHIDTMELWKFGDWKSYTSLKLLTHVLGIPTPKTDIEGKDVARVYYEENDLDRIERYCKRDTLAVAQLLLRFRGEEILNEDQIVEA; encoded by the coding sequence ATGCTACTCGACCTCGACCTTTCCAAAATCCTGTTTCTGGACATTGAAACTGTCCCGCAACTGGCGGATTACGGCCAATTGGATGAGGAAACCGCTGCACTTTGGAACGACAAGGCGGCCAAACTTTCCAAGGACGAACAAACAGGTGAAGAACTCTACGAGCGTGCTGGAATCTATGCCGAGTTCGGAAAGATCATCTGCATTTCAGTAGGCATGTTCCATCTGCGCGAAGGCGGAAAGCGGGAGTTCCGACTGCATTCATTTTATGGCGATGATGAGAAATTGCTTCTGAGGGAATTCGCAGACATGCTGAACAGCCATTTCAACCGCGCAGACAATCTGCTTTGCGCGCACAACGGCAAAGAATTCGACTTTCCGTACATCGCAAGACGCATGGTCATCAATCGTATTCCGATTCCGAAAATCCTGAACACCGTTGGCCGCAAACCGTGGGAAGTACAACACATCGACACCATGGAACTTTGGAAGTTCGGAGATTGGAAAAGCTATACTTCGCTGAAGCTGCTGACGCACGTACTTGGCATTCCAACTCCCAAAACCGACATTGAAGGAAAAGACGTAGCCCGCGTTTATTACGAGGAAAACGACCTCGACCGCATTGAGCGTTACTGCAAACGTGATACCTTGGCGGTGGCGCAGTTGCTGCTGCGTTTCAGAGGAGAAGAGATCCTGAACGAAGACCAGATCGTAGAAGCATGA
- a CDS encoding dipeptide ABC transporter ATP-binding protein, with protein MSERKLLEIKNLVTEFSTEGNVLKAVNDVSFTVNRGETIGIVGESGSGKSVTSLSVMRLIPNPPGRIASGEILFHKNEGAPIDLTKVSEKEMRSIRGNDIAMIFQEPMTSLNPVFTCGDQVMEAILLHQKLSKKEAKEKTIALFKEVQLPRPEAIFDQYPHQISGGQKQRVMIAMAMSCNPSILIADEPTTALDVTVQQTILDLMLKLQRQHDMGIMFITHDLGVIAELADKVVVMYKGKIVEQGPVLEIFSNPQHPYTKGLLACRPPLDVRLKRLPIVSDFMKVDDAGHIEEIEQSVTEATQKEIQTDDERKKTHEDMYAKEPVLRIKNLKTYFPLKKNFFGKVTEEVKAVDDVTFDVFPGETLGLVGESGCGKTTLGRTVLRLVDPTDGEVIFKGKPLHSMTTDELRDIRKDIQIIFQDPYSSLNPRITVGDAIMEPMIVHKLYANDKERKEKVMELLERVNLLPEHFYRYPHEFSGGQRQRICIARALALRPQFIICDESVSALDVSVQAQVLNLLNELKRDFDFTYIFISHDLSVVKFMSDRMVVMNKGVVEEMGDADQIYSNPQTEYTKKLIAAIPKGRLEDIEESIKEKQSWRESVTA; from the coding sequence ATGTCTGAGAGAAAATTACTGGAGATAAAGAACCTCGTTACTGAGTTCAGCACCGAGGGAAATGTTTTGAAAGCCGTGAACGATGTGAGCTTCACCGTCAACCGCGGAGAAACCATTGGAATTGTGGGCGAATCGGGTTCGGGAAAGTCGGTAACGTCTTTGTCGGTGATGCGGCTCATCCCCAATCCGCCTGGGCGAATTGCCAGCGGTGAGATTCTGTTTCACAAGAACGAAGGCGCACCGATCGATCTTACCAAAGTGAGCGAGAAGGAAATGCGGTCCATCCGTGGAAACGACATCGCGATGATCTTTCAGGAACCGATGACCTCGTTGAATCCTGTTTTCACCTGCGGTGATCAGGTGATGGAAGCCATTCTGCTCCATCAGAAACTGAGCAAAAAAGAAGCGAAGGAAAAGACCATCGCGCTTTTCAAGGAAGTGCAACTTCCTCGGCCGGAGGCCATTTTCGACCAGTATCCGCACCAAATTTCGGGTGGACAGAAGCAGCGCGTAATGATTGCGATGGCGATGAGCTGCAATCCGAGTATTCTGATTGCGGATGAGCCAACCACGGCTTTGGATGTGACGGTGCAGCAGACCATTCTCGACCTGATGCTGAAACTTCAGCGTCAGCACGACATGGGAATCATGTTCATTACGCACGACCTTGGCGTGATCGCTGAGCTGGCCGACAAAGTGGTGGTGATGTACAAGGGCAAGATCGTGGAGCAAGGGCCTGTGCTGGAGATTTTCAGCAATCCCCAGCATCCGTACACGAAAGGGCTTTTGGCCTGTCGCCCACCATTGGACGTGCGCTTAAAGCGTCTTCCGATCGTTTCGGACTTTATGAAAGTGGATGACGCGGGCCACATTGAAGAGATCGAGCAAAGCGTGACCGAGGCCACGCAGAAGGAAATACAGACCGATGATGAGCGCAAGAAAACGCATGAGGACATGTATGCCAAAGAGCCTGTGCTTCGCATCAAGAACCTTAAAACGTACTTCCCGCTCAAGAAGAATTTCTTCGGAAAAGTGACCGAAGAAGTGAAAGCCGTGGACGATGTAACGTTCGATGTGTTCCCAGGCGAAACGCTTGGATTGGTGGGCGAATCGGGTTGCGGAAAAACCACGCTGGGCAGAACGGTTCTTCGGTTGGTTGACCCGACCGATGGCGAAGTGATCTTCAAAGGAAAGCCTTTGCATTCCATGACCACGGACGAACTGCGTGACATCCGCAAAGACATTCAGATCATTTTTCAGGATCCGTATTCTTCCTTGAATCCGCGCATTACCGTTGGAGATGCCATCATGGAACCCATGATCGTGCATAAACTTTACGCCAACGACAAGGAACGAAAAGAGAAGGTGATGGAATTGTTGGAACGCGTGAACCTTCTTCCCGAGCATTTCTACCGTTATCCGCATGAATTCTCTGGCGGTCAGCGGCAGCGTATCTGTATTGCGCGTGCGCTGGCGTTGCGACCTCAGTTCATCATTTGCGATGAATCGGTTTCGGCCTTGGATGTTTCCGTACAGGCGCAGGTTCTGAACTTGCTGAACGAGTTAAAACGCGACTTCGATTTTACGTACATCTTCATCTCGCACGACCTTTCGGTGGTGAAATTCATGAGCGACCGAATGGTGGTAATGAACAAAGGCGTGGTGGAAGAAATGGGCGATGCCGATCAGATCTATTCCAACCCGCAGACGGAGTACACCAAGAAGCTGATCGCGGCCATCCCGAAGGGAAGATTGGAGGACATTGAAGAGTCGATCAAGGAGAAACAATCTTGGCGCGAAAGCGTTACGGCCTAA
- a CDS encoding T9SS type A sorting domain-containing protein — MMKRSIFISMFSILAVASFAQHPILNSFDAFRQPNGIELRWVIKGGEQCNGTQIFRAGDDLVFEQIDHIPGICGSTISNEAYAFFDSVPVPNAYNHYKLQLGDQGFTDTVTVFFEDFGNDDFLLLSDHQNGTHRILFSNDNHNTAVLRVFDYSGSELHTQTTTGNDFILQPSGWRSGIYLFRISGVSQTDIHGKIYFGGS; from the coding sequence ATGATGAAACGGTCAATTTTCATTTCCATGTTTTCCATTCTCGCGGTTGCCAGTTTCGCGCAGCACCCGATTCTGAATTCGTTCGATGCGTTCAGGCAACCGAACGGCATTGAATTGCGATGGGTGATAAAAGGCGGAGAGCAATGCAATGGAACACAGATCTTTAGGGCGGGTGATGATCTTGTGTTTGAGCAGATCGACCACATTCCGGGCATCTGCGGCAGCACTATTTCAAACGAAGCGTATGCGTTCTTCGATTCGGTACCTGTTCCGAATGCTTACAACCATTACAAGCTGCAGTTGGGCGACCAAGGCTTTACCGATACGGTAACGGTGTTCTTTGAGGATTTCGGAAATGATGATTTCCTCCTGCTTTCCGACCACCAGAATGGAACGCACCGCATCCTTTTCAGCAACGATAACCACAACACGGCCGTTCTTCGTGTGTTCGATTATTCGGGGAGCGAACTGCACACACAGACCACTACTGGAAACGATTTCATCCTTCAACCATCGGGTTGGAGAAGCGGCATTTACCTGTTCCGAATTTCGGGCGTCTCACAAACAGATATTCACGGAAAGATCTATTTTGGCGGGTCATGA
- a CDS encoding acyltransferase — MSDTTLTQLGDYTPDFTPPSVEFVEKMTALGRAYFEPQFFGMENVDKNKPALYVTNHSVLGALDGTLWAAELYIKKGIFCRSLVDNLHYMMPVWRDLAPKLGFVRGTRENCTEMMQHGEHIMVYPGGGRETCKRKGEKYKLTWKKRTGFARMAIENGYDIVTVAQVGQEDAFDIMMDGDEIMDTKFGDWLREKGIAEKYLKDGETVFPLARGIGPTFIPRPEKQYYAFGSRISTKEYEGKVTDDILWEVRERAELQLELDITKMRIKKLEDGDGHWFRALLNSL; from the coding sequence ATGAGCGATACAACCCTAACCCAACTTGGAGATTACACTCCCGATTTCACACCACCTTCGGTAGAATTTGTAGAGAAAATGACGGCACTTGGCCGCGCATATTTCGAGCCGCAGTTCTTTGGAATGGAGAACGTGGATAAGAACAAGCCTGCGCTTTATGTGACCAACCACTCCGTTCTCGGTGCGTTGGATGGCACACTTTGGGCAGCTGAGCTGTATATCAAGAAAGGGATTTTCTGCCGCTCATTGGTAGACAACCTCCATTACATGATGCCCGTTTGGCGCGATCTTGCTCCCAAGCTCGGTTTTGTGCGCGGCACGCGCGAAAACTGCACAGAGATGATGCAGCATGGCGAGCACATTATGGTATATCCGGGCGGAGGCCGCGAAACCTGCAAGCGGAAAGGAGAGAAGTACAAGCTGACCTGGAAAAAGCGCACAGGATTTGCGCGTATGGCCATTGAAAACGGCTACGACATCGTTACCGTGGCGCAGGTAGGGCAGGAAGATGCGTTTGACATTATGATGGACGGGGACGAGATCATGGACACCAAGTTCGGGGATTGGCTGCGCGAAAAAGGCATTGCCGAGAAATACCTAAAGGATGGCGAAACGGTTTTCCCGTTGGCACGCGGCATCGGTCCAACGTTCATTCCACGCCCAGAAAAGCAGTACTACGCATTCGGTAGTCGCATTTCAACAAAAGAGTACGAGGGTAAAGTGACCGATGATATTCTGTGGGAAGTGCGCGAACGGGCAGAATTGCAGCTGGAGTTGGACATCACCAAAATGCGCATCAAAAAACTGGAGGACGGAGACGGACATTGGTTCCGCGCGCTGCTTAATAGTCTTTAG